The Petrocella atlantisensis genome has a window encoding:
- a CDS encoding ECF transporter S component has translation MNKTLKDTRKLVILSLMLAITMILDFTPLGAIPMGTVEATITHIPTIITGIILGPVAGLIMGLAFGLISFFHALIRPVSPFSLFFINPIISILPRMFIGVAAYYAYALALKLFKAKLAPLAIGVGAFVGSLTNTILVLGALSLIYGSKIEAMLLEAGLSTKAYLWAVGVAGTNGLMEGIVSVVIVTAICSVYFKQYKS, from the coding sequence GTGAATAAGACACTAAAAGACACAAGAAAACTGGTGATTTTGAGCCTGATGCTTGCCATCACTATGATACTGGATTTTACACCGCTAGGCGCGATTCCTATGGGAACGGTTGAGGCAACCATCACACATATTCCTACAATCATTACAGGGATTATTTTGGGACCGGTTGCAGGATTGATTATGGGACTGGCATTTGGACTTATATCCTTTTTTCATGCACTCATTAGACCGGTATCACCCTTTTCACTGTTTTTTATTAACCCGATTATTTCCATTTTACCGAGAATGTTTATTGGTGTAGCTGCGTATTATGCGTACGCTTTAGCACTAAAACTATTTAAGGCGAAACTGGCACCCTTAGCCATAGGTGTGGGCGCATTTGTAGGGAGTTTAACCAATACAATATTGGTACTTGGTGCACTTAGTCTTATATATGGTAGTAAGATTGAAGCTATGCTTTTAGAAGCTGGTTTATCAACCAAAGCTTATTTGTGGGCAGTTGGTGTTGCAGGTACAAATGGATTAATGGAAGGTATTGTTTCAGTTGTCATCGTAACAGCGATTTGCTCTGTTTATTTTAAGCAATATAAATCATAA
- a CDS encoding DUF1189 family protein, whose amino-acid sequence MKKYTWIGKVGKSLVPSEFYVQILQEPLRKALGYMILFILLLSLVVGGYNSYNLKVSFDKTIAAYDAGIIPNFSLVEGKLEVEGTEIYRIFYFDFPIIIDGQGVLNINDMLAYKNALILAPDRFIIIRNGIPPMVNGYDDFYNPYGSDTSSAIIREAMVMSALLAIPVGMVFQFFISLMNFLFNSLFILMIANLLRTLLGLGLKIKQLYHMTIYAMTFSVFWSHFKIMLPTTMPRFLDNFVYYVIPSLILVNVFIHIRKRTLDEIDKNKKDD is encoded by the coding sequence ATGAAAAAGTACACTTGGATTGGTAAGGTTGGCAAAAGCCTCGTCCCATCTGAATTTTATGTTCAAATACTACAGGAGCCTTTAAGAAAGGCTTTGGGTTATATGATTCTATTCATATTATTACTTTCTCTTGTTGTCGGTGGCTATAATAGCTACAACCTCAAGGTGAGTTTTGACAAGACCATAGCGGCTTATGACGCTGGAATCATACCAAATTTCAGCTTGGTCGAAGGTAAACTGGAAGTAGAAGGTACTGAAATCTACCGAATCTTCTATTTTGATTTTCCTATTATAATTGATGGACAAGGTGTTTTAAATATTAATGACATGTTGGCCTATAAGAATGCACTAATATTAGCACCGGACCGTTTCATCATCATTCGAAATGGGATTCCGCCTATGGTAAATGGTTATGATGATTTTTATAACCCTTACGGATCCGATACTTCCTCAGCCATCATCAGAGAAGCCATGGTCATGAGTGCTCTACTTGCTATACCTGTTGGTATGGTCTTTCAATTTTTTATATCTTTGATGAATTTCTTGTTTAACAGTTTGTTCATCCTTATGATTGCCAACTTACTCAGAACCTTGCTGGGACTTGGTCTAAAAATCAAACAGCTTTATCACATGACCATTTATGCTATGACTTTCTCAGTTTTTTGGTCCCACTTCAAAATTATGCTCCCTACTACCATGCCCAGATTTCTAGATAATTTTGTTTACTATGTCATTCCGTCTCTAATCTTGGTCAATGTTTTTATACATATAAGAAAACGCACTTTGGATGAAATCGATAAAAATAAAAAAGATGACTAA
- a CDS encoding lectin like domain-containing protein: MKRTLYFILLLVMIGSGPVTHWVPLGSVMASTLDVYLNNQEVVFNADYGMPFIDQANRTLIPFRAVLEAFGAKVQWIENTKVAVATKGSVEVRVPIDKNHIIRNTKLIEIDTKAVIIDNRTYIPIRAVMEAFGSKVEWIENQKRVSVTYEAAPIISRLPEVYDLRNIGKVTPVKDQLDIGACWAFATLGAIESSLLPGQVFDFSEDHMSLNHGYNLTQNEGGDFQISLAYLARWSGPVLESEDPYGDGISNPNLKAAAHVQEAIILPSKDYSAIKRAIMKYGGVQTSIHIRDIAQQELGDAYNPKTFAFYYKGQSLPNHDVVIVGWDDTYSASNFTTPPLRNGAFICRNSYGTTFGDKGYFYVSYDDVLIGKENIVYTKIEPSTNYDNIYQSDWLGWVGRIGFGKDTAFFSNVYTTDKKETLEAVSFYATDMDTEYEVYVVEKFETESDFSKKRLITRGAFDYAGYYTIKFNTPIPVEGTFAVIVKVTTPDSLYPVAAEYDKEVAWLEDVDLSDGRGYMSFDGLSWESTEKVLESNVCLKAFTKN, from the coding sequence ATGAAAAGAACATTATATTTTATTTTACTTTTGGTCATGATAGGCAGTGGTCCTGTAACCCATTGGGTACCGTTAGGTTCTGTCATGGCATCCACATTAGATGTCTACCTCAACAACCAAGAGGTGGTTTTTAATGCAGATTACGGTATGCCTTTCATAGATCAGGCCAACCGAACATTAATACCCTTTAGAGCTGTACTAGAAGCTTTTGGTGCTAAGGTCCAATGGATAGAAAATACCAAGGTAGCAGTGGCTACAAAAGGCAGTGTTGAAGTTCGCGTACCGATTGATAAAAATCATATTATTAGAAATACAAAACTCATTGAAATTGATACCAAGGCGGTTATTATCGATAACCGTACTTATATTCCCATTCGTGCTGTCATGGAAGCTTTTGGGTCAAAAGTAGAATGGATTGAAAACCAAAAAAGAGTGAGTGTGACCTATGAGGCTGCTCCAATCATCAGTCGATTGCCGGAAGTCTATGATCTTAGAAATATTGGTAAAGTTACACCGGTCAAAGACCAATTAGATATCGGTGCCTGTTGGGCCTTTGCAACTTTAGGTGCAATTGAATCATCCTTACTGCCCGGTCAGGTGTTTGATTTCTCAGAAGATCATATGAGTCTCAATCATGGTTATAATCTCACTCAAAATGAAGGTGGCGATTTTCAGATATCCCTTGCCTATTTGGCAAGATGGTCAGGACCTGTACTGGAATCGGAAGATCCTTATGGTGACGGAATAAGTAATCCTAACCTGAAAGCAGCAGCACATGTACAAGAAGCTATTATATTACCAAGCAAAGACTACTCAGCTATAAAAAGAGCGATTATGAAATATGGTGGTGTGCAGACATCCATTCATATAAGGGATATAGCACAACAGGAACTTGGTGATGCTTACAACCCAAAGACTTTTGCATTTTATTATAAGGGTCAGTCCTTACCTAACCATGATGTGGTTATTGTGGGATGGGATGACACTTATAGTGCAAGTAACTTTACCACACCACCTTTAAGAAATGGTGCCTTTATCTGTCGCAATAGCTATGGCACTACATTTGGTGACAAAGGTTACTTTTATGTCTCCTATGATGACGTTCTTATAGGCAAAGAAAATATTGTTTATACCAAGATAGAACCAAGCACCAACTATGACAACATCTATCAAAGCGATTGGCTAGGATGGGTTGGCAGAATCGGATTTGGAAAAGATACTGCGTTCTTTTCAAATGTATATACAACAGATAAAAAGGAGACACTAGAAGCCGTAAGTTTTTATGCAACGGACATGGATACTGAATATGAGGTCTACGTTGTAGAAAAATTTGAAACGGAATCAGATTTCTCGAAGAAAAGACTTATTACGCGGGGTGCGTTCGATTATGCAGGTTACTATACAATCAAGTTTAATACTCCGATTCCTGTAGAAGGTACATTTGCTGTTATCGTCAAGGTGACGACACCGGACAGTTTGTATCCGGTAGCGGCTGAATATGACAAAGAGGTAGCTTGGCTTGAAGATGTTGATTTATCAGATGGTAGAGGTTACATGAGCTTTGACGGCTTATCTTGGGAAAGTACTGAAAAAGTGCTAGAGAGTAATGTATGCTTAAAAGCGTTTACAAAGAATTAG
- a CDS encoding DUF6145 family protein — translation MEEVILAAASSYDRKYYFNSEFDAIPEGIKTSIQIMLVSFTMEIGGLLSLVYDEHGLLHFRTECDEEDILYDEIGAHLKIKKMMVDQEDLLEGLQMFYKVFYLGEPLE, via the coding sequence ATGGAAGAGGTTATATTAGCTGCTGCGAGCAGTTATGACAGAAAATACTATTTTAACAGTGAATTTGATGCAATACCAGAAGGTATTAAAACAAGTATTCAAATTATGTTGGTTTCATTTACGATGGAAATTGGTGGTTTATTGTCTTTGGTATATGATGAGCATGGTTTGTTACATTTTAGAACGGAATGTGATGAAGAAGATATTCTGTATGATGAGATTGGCGCACATCTGAAGATTAAGAAGATGATGGTTGATCAGGAGGATCTTCTTGAAGGGCTTCAAATGTTTTACAAGGTTTTCTATTTAGGTGAACCTCTAGAATAA
- a CDS encoding THUMP domain-containing class I SAM-dependent RNA methyltransferase, with protein MSSYRLLAPCLFGLESVLKQEIKDLGYEVLEVEDGRVIFEGDALAISRSNIWLRTAERVMIEVDRFEAKTFEELFEKIQAIAWETYIPLDGKFWVSKASSIKSELFSSKDIQSIVKKAMVKRLGQFYKETWFEESGASYPVRIFIKKDMVSVCLDTSLEALHKRGYRIMTSKAPLSETLAAALILLSVWNKDRAFVDPFCGSGTLVIEAAMIGANLAPGLNRSFAAEGWKNLVPKDLWMAAVDEANKKFDPNASLNIQGFDIDGDILKVARENAVNAGVEGFIHFQERDVKDLTHKRRYGVIVTNPPYGERLSNTSEVEALYKVMGQSFTSLEDWSYYILTSFEGFEKHFGQKAQKKRKLYNGMLKTNLYQYLGKRPPKIERADG; from the coding sequence ATGTCGTCGTATAGATTATTAGCACCTTGCTTGTTTGGGCTGGAATCAGTATTAAAACAAGAGATAAAAGATTTGGGTTATGAGGTTTTGGAAGTTGAAGATGGAAGAGTTATCTTTGAAGGAGATGCCTTGGCTATTAGTAGAAGTAACATATGGCTTAGGACAGCGGAACGGGTCATGATTGAAGTGGATCGTTTTGAAGCAAAGACATTTGAAGAACTTTTTGAGAAGATCCAAGCCATAGCTTGGGAGACATATATCCCTCTTGATGGTAAGTTTTGGGTTTCGAAAGCCTCCTCCATAAAATCTGAATTGTTTAGTTCAAAAGATATTCAAAGTATTGTAAAAAAAGCAATGGTTAAGCGCCTAGGTCAATTTTATAAAGAAACCTGGTTTGAAGAATCCGGTGCATCTTATCCGGTACGTATATTTATCAAAAAAGATATGGTAAGTGTATGCTTGGACACTTCACTTGAAGCACTACATAAAAGAGGCTACAGAATCATGACATCAAAAGCACCGCTATCAGAAACACTAGCTGCAGCTTTGATACTTCTATCCGTCTGGAACAAGGATCGAGCATTTGTAGATCCATTTTGCGGATCCGGAACTTTGGTCATTGAAGCAGCCATGATTGGCGCCAATCTGGCACCGGGGTTGAACCGTAGTTTTGCTGCAGAAGGTTGGAAAAATTTAGTACCTAAAGACTTATGGATGGCGGCCGTGGATGAAGCCAATAAGAAATTTGATCCCAATGCCTCTTTAAACATTCAAGGATTTGATATAGATGGTGATATTCTAAAAGTAGCCAGGGAAAATGCAGTGAATGCGGGCGTAGAAGGCTTTATACATTTTCAAGAAAGAGATGTAAAAGACTTAACCCATAAAAGAAGATATGGTGTCATCGTGACAAACCCACCTTATGGTGAACGTTTATCAAACACGAGTGAAGTGGAAGCGTTATATAAGGTCATGGGTCAAAGTTTTACAAGTTTGGAAGACTGGTCTTATTATATTTTGACCTCATTTGAAGGTTTTGAGAAACATTTTGGACAAAAGGCACAAAAAAAGAGAAAGCTATATAACGGGATGTTAAAAACCAATCTATATCAGTATTTAGGTAAACGTCCGCCCAAGATAGAAAGAGCTGATGGCTAA
- a CDS encoding alpha/beta fold hydrolase, with translation MDYETVIIEGYKKSPILVRKWTPEGKVKGCLHILHGMAEHCLRYDAFAKYLCEQGFVVWAHDHRQHGYSIGHHEAGFFDRTDSWDAIIEDVGIVQRAYNKTYSDQPMFMLGHSMGSLILRSYLQSHQTKLMGAIIMGSPITSKILGKLGIVLSRFFEYIKPNQPNHWLNYLSVGIHNKTVDHPKTPFDWICSDPDTVKAYSEDPLCGYNYTPSFYETLSRGSLEANNSMLMRGFPKIKALFISGEEDSAGNMGEGVKKLSATYRNLGINHELILMPGMRHEILNEINREKTYEKIVNWMNRALVTDKEKNNEEE, from the coding sequence TTGGATTATGAAACAGTCATCATAGAAGGGTATAAAAAAAGCCCTATATTGGTAAGAAAATGGACACCCGAAGGTAAAGTGAAGGGGTGTTTACATATTCTACACGGTATGGCTGAGCATTGTCTAAGGTACGACGCATTTGCAAAATATCTTTGTGAACAAGGATTTGTTGTTTGGGCCCATGACCATCGCCAACATGGATACAGCATCGGTCATCATGAGGCAGGTTTTTTTGATAGAACAGATTCTTGGGATGCTATTATTGAGGATGTTGGTATTGTTCAAAGAGCTTATAACAAGACCTATTCGGATCAACCCATGTTCATGTTAGGACACAGTATGGGTTCTCTTATTCTAAGAAGCTATCTTCAGTCTCATCAAACAAAACTTATGGGGGCCATTATAATGGGTTCGCCCATTACTTCCAAGATATTAGGTAAGCTAGGTATTGTACTTAGCCGTTTTTTTGAGTATATAAAACCCAATCAGCCCAATCACTGGCTTAATTACTTGTCAGTTGGTATACACAATAAGACAGTGGATCATCCTAAGACGCCTTTTGACTGGATATGTTCTGATCCCGATACGGTTAAGGCATATAGCGAAGATCCTTTATGTGGCTATAATTATACACCAAGTTTTTATGAGACATTATCAAGAGGTTCATTAGAAGCCAATAACAGTATGCTCATGCGAGGCTTCCCCAAAATCAAAGCCTTGTTTATTTCAGGTGAAGAAGATTCGGCTGGCAACATGGGTGAAGGTGTTAAAAAACTTAGTGCAACCTATAGAAACCTGGGCATTAATCATGAACTTATATTGATGCCGGGCATGCGACATGAAATACTTAATGAAATAAATCGAGAGAAGACTTATGAAAAGATAGTTAATTGGATGAATCGGGCTTTAGTTACAGATAAGGAAAAAAATAATGAAGAAGAATGA
- a CDS encoding biotin--[acetyl-CoA-carboxylase] ligase translates to MKDEILKVLMTTKEYVSGAGLSETLGVSRTAIWKAIHKLKDEGYEIEAVPNRGYRLLIETTNLVETAIRLHLSKASRFTTIKIYETVDSTNSEAKRLKVNKSMNEGLIIAKEQTAGKGRRGKNWTSVKDEGIWASLVLVPDIAPTIASMLTLIAGMSAAMAIEDRTGLEVGIKWPNDLVISGKKVCGILTEMSTEADYINHVVVGIGINVNQTFFEEPLEAIATSLKIELGREVNRVEILTTFLNHFETLYEKFLKIMDLSFMIDKYNSMCVNVDQELRIIEHGATKQATGIKVTDQGGLMVRNKEGNTEIIYAGDVSIRGINGYV, encoded by the coding sequence ATGAAAGATGAAATACTAAAAGTGTTGATGACCACAAAAGAATATGTTTCCGGTGCAGGCTTAAGTGAAACATTAGGTGTCTCTCGAACCGCTATTTGGAAAGCCATCCACAAATTAAAAGATGAAGGCTACGAGATAGAAGCCGTACCAAATCGAGGGTACCGTCTATTGATAGAAACAACAAATTTGGTTGAAACAGCGATTCGACTTCATTTAAGTAAAGCGTCAAGGTTTACGACCATCAAAATATATGAAACTGTTGATTCGACAAATTCTGAAGCTAAACGTCTGAAAGTAAACAAAAGCATGAATGAAGGTTTGATCATAGCCAAAGAGCAAACGGCAGGCAAAGGCAGGCGAGGTAAGAACTGGACATCTGTTAAAGATGAGGGTATATGGGCATCTTTAGTCTTGGTTCCGGATATAGCACCGACGATTGCATCCATGCTAACGTTAATCGCAGGGATGTCAGCAGCCATGGCTATTGAAGATAGAACAGGTCTTGAGGTAGGTATTAAGTGGCCTAATGATCTTGTCATTTCAGGAAAAAAAGTTTGTGGCATTCTAACAGAGATGAGTACAGAAGCGGATTATATAAATCATGTTGTGGTAGGTATTGGCATTAATGTGAACCAGACATTTTTTGAGGAACCCTTAGAGGCTATAGCGACCTCACTGAAGATCGAACTTGGAAGAGAAGTGAACCGAGTGGAGATCTTAACTACTTTTTTAAATCATTTTGAGACATTATATGAAAAATTCTTGAAAATTATGGATTTGAGTTTTATGATAGATAAGTACAACAGCATGTGTGTTAATGTGGATCAGGAACTTAGAATCATTGAACATGGTGCAACCAAACAAGCAACGGGCATCAAGGTTACAGATCAAGGTGGCCTGATGGTCAGAAACAAGGAAGGGAATACAGAAATCATATATGCCGGCGACGTTTCTATAAGAGGCATAAATGGTTATGTATAA
- a CDS encoding Gx transporter family protein has product MQFHNKLPLRRMIILGLLIAIALVLSYFERFIPLSFAVPGIKLGLANVVTLLAINLYRPKDVYFLVVLRVILASIFIGSMMSLWYSMAGGLLSATGMLLMSSLPKDKVSIVGISVIGAICHNIGQIIIVSIITGSAYVAMTYFPILVVAAIVAGIFIGYVAKATKPYLARIVLDHNS; this is encoded by the coding sequence ATGCAGTTTCACAATAAATTACCTCTCAGACGTATGATTATTCTTGGATTACTAATAGCTATTGCTTTGGTTCTTAGTTACTTTGAAAGATTTATACCGTTAAGCTTTGCCGTTCCAGGTATAAAGTTAGGCTTAGCTAATGTTGTTACATTACTGGCCATTAATTTATATCGACCTAAAGATGTGTATTTTCTCGTTGTTTTAAGAGTGATATTGGCATCCATATTTATAGGTAGCATGATGAGTTTATGGTATAGCATGGCAGGTGGCCTATTAAGTGCAACCGGTATGCTACTTATGTCCAGTCTCCCCAAAGATAAAGTGAGCATTGTAGGTATCAGTGTGATCGGTGCAATATGTCATAATATTGGACAGATTATAATAGTCTCCATAATAACGGGAAGTGCGTATGTTGCTATGACATACTTTCCTATTCTTGTCGTAGCCGCTATTGTGGCTGGTATCTTTATCGGTTACGTAGCAAAAGCAACAAAGCCATATTTGGCGAGGATTGTTTTGGATCATAATAGTTGA
- a CDS encoding N-acetylmuramoyl-L-alanine amidase, with product MMKRFLSLLVLVALIINLFQVNVFAGNQANELYLEYDRNVHKYDNRLVTVVINEKEVKTGDMPAVIIGNRTLVPVREIFESEAVGAKVEWNSKTEEVYITYRDQFIVLAINDKTAYVNGKPHELDVPAKLIRDLNKDHPKTMVPIRFISEVLGFDVDWDNSSYTAMLTNADLVVDMPIEPEVPEVIEPDSEGDDLDGDKLEGISGDGANKTLPTELRNTPVQWSATKDQMESISSNNNSIALTSENHPETKITDIAYDTSGTQNRFVVKATSAISEVKYTLWEGKLVIDIPRSVSGLKSETKYDSNPILTSIRSSQYSSNPNTTRIVFDLKNESIKLDVSLNKNRTELVVATSDNIIHDILLGQNDQGDYIRVEGVAAPDMNIFRLSNPDRVVIDFENTTSLIGTKESQASGQYVEKIRTAQFEETKTRIVVETDGQADYEVVKSSGEETMIQFKEPTYENIEYKNETKPVIALEHVDVPIEMSGIIYDNDYRNKTFHITLAGNYGNVFGKGSVKVHDGLIETINISQNSKDQTQITIKSNFIYEYRVEEVGDKIEIKAYRPKELYNKIVVIDAGHGGRDPGAVANGLQEKDVNLKMLLYLKNLLDADTSVKVYYTRLTDTFPSLQDRCDIANEIGADFFISIHNNAFNASENGTETLYFPSNVQDKLTSPKLAQIFQKNIVAYTGMKDRGLKQRENLYLLKNTIMPAVLVEVGFLTNVNDVAKLKDETFLKTTASALYQSILETFSTYPTKR from the coding sequence ATGATGAAGCGATTCTTAAGTCTATTGGTGCTTGTAGCACTTATTATAAATTTATTTCAAGTCAATGTTTTTGCAGGCAATCAAGCCAATGAACTTTATTTAGAATATGATCGTAATGTACATAAATATGATAATAGGTTGGTTACCGTTGTCATTAATGAAAAAGAGGTTAAGACCGGTGACATGCCGGCAGTTATTATAGGCAATAGAACATTGGTGCCGGTTAGGGAGATATTTGAATCTGAGGCTGTTGGTGCTAAGGTGGAATGGAACAGTAAGACAGAAGAGGTTTACATCACTTACCGGGATCAATTCATTGTTCTAGCCATCAACGATAAGACAGCTTATGTCAATGGAAAACCCCATGAATTGGATGTACCGGCCAAACTTATTCGAGATCTTAATAAGGACCATCCCAAGACAATGGTACCTATTAGATTCATTTCGGAAGTGTTGGGTTTTGATGTGGATTGGGATAACAGTAGTTATACCGCCATGCTGACCAATGCTGATCTGGTTGTTGACATGCCTATTGAACCAGAGGTACCGGAGGTAATAGAACCGGATTCGGAAGGCGATGACCTTGATGGAGATAAGCTAGAAGGCATTTCAGGAGACGGCGCTAACAAAACTTTGCCAACAGAATTAAGGAATACACCTGTTCAATGGTCGGCAACAAAAGATCAGATGGAAAGCATTTCATCGAACAATAATTCTATTGCGCTTACATCCGAAAACCATCCCGAGACTAAGATTACAGATATAGCTTATGATACATCAGGTACCCAAAATAGATTTGTGGTTAAGGCAACTTCGGCCATATCAGAGGTAAAATACACCTTGTGGGAGGGGAAACTGGTTATAGACATACCCAGGTCCGTTTCGGGTTTGAAGAGTGAAACAAAATATGACTCAAACCCCATCTTAACAAGTATAAGATCCAGCCAATACAGTTCCAATCCGAATACGACACGTATTGTCTTTGACTTAAAGAATGAATCCATTAAATTGGATGTATCTCTTAATAAAAATCGTACAGAACTTGTTGTTGCGACTTCGGACAATATCATTCACGATATTTTACTAGGACAAAACGATCAAGGTGATTATATACGTGTTGAAGGTGTTGCTGCACCGGATATGAATATTTTTCGACTTTCCAATCCGGATCGGGTGGTTATTGATTTTGAAAATACCACCTCTTTAATCGGCACCAAAGAAAGCCAAGCATCCGGTCAATATGTAGAGAAAATTCGAACAGCCCAGTTTGAGGAAACAAAAACACGTATTGTTGTGGAAACGGATGGTCAAGCCGACTATGAAGTGGTAAAGTCATCCGGTGAAGAGACCATGATTCAATTTAAGGAACCTACCTATGAGAATATAGAGTATAAAAATGAAACCAAACCGGTGATTGCATTAGAACATGTAGATGTGCCTATAGAGATGAGCGGTATCATTTACGATAATGACTATAGAAACAAGACTTTCCATATTACATTAGCGGGAAATTATGGAAATGTGTTTGGAAAAGGTTCTGTCAAAGTCCATGACGGTCTTATAGAAACTATTAATATTAGCCAGAATAGTAAGGACCAGACCCAAATTACCATTAAGTCGAATTTTATATATGAGTATAGAGTCGAAGAAGTAGGCGACAAGATTGAGATTAAGGCCTATAGACCAAAAGAGCTTTATAATAAGATTGTTGTCATTGATGCAGGACATGGCGGACGTGATCCGGGTGCAGTTGCCAATGGCTTACAAGAAAAAGATGTTAACCTAAAAATGCTTCTGTATCTCAAAAATCTTTTAGATGCGGATACCAGTGTCAAAGTCTACTATACGAGGTTGACAGATACATTCCCATCTTTGCAGGATCGTTGTGATATTGCCAATGAGATAGGTGCAGATTTCTTTATTAGTATTCACAACAATGCTTTTAATGCCAGCGAAAATGGTACAGAGACTCTGTATTTCCCATCAAACGTACAGGATAAGTTAACTTCTCCTAAGTTAGCTCAGATATTCCAAAAAAACATTGTGGCTTATACAGGCATGAAGGATAGAGGTCTTAAACAAAGAGAGAACTTATACCTGCTCAAGAATACAATCATGCCGGCAGTTCTGGTTGAGGTTGGATTCCTAACCAATGTCAATGACGTTGCCAAGTTAAAGGATGAGACTTTCCTAAAAACCACAGCATCGGCACTTTATCAATCGATACTTGAAACCTTTAGTACTTACCCAACGAAGCGATAA
- a CDS encoding NusG domain II-containing protein: MKKNDLIIIGAGLLIALLAYLVMGIGQKNIKTDELNVEVYVDGELLEVLPMDKEGIFTYETEYGTNVLEIHDHKASIIEATCPDQICVNSSDIFRPNQNIVCLPFRFHVLVQGEGEVEFDAVSQ, translated from the coding sequence ATGAAGAAGAATGACTTAATTATAATAGGTGCCGGCCTATTGATTGCATTATTGGCCTATTTAGTAATGGGAATCGGGCAAAAAAACATAAAAACGGATGAATTAAATGTTGAAGTCTATGTGGATGGTGAATTACTTGAGGTTTTACCTATGGATAAAGAAGGTATATTCACTTATGAAACGGAGTATGGGACGAATGTACTTGAAATCCATGATCATAAAGCAAGTATCATTGAAGCAACCTGCCCGGATCAAATCTGTGTAAACAGTAGTGATATTTTTAGGCCTAATCAGAATATTGTATGCTTACCATTTCGTTTTCATGTTCTCGTGCAAGGTGAAGGGGAGGTGGAATTTGATGCAGTTTCACAATAA
- a CDS encoding DHH family phosphoesterase: MANRFQILLNVLKKQNKVYIQPHNIPDPDALASSFALGLLLERFGIPSKIIYGDSIEKVNSKRMVDMFNIKIECIEEGFSIEKDDFIIFIDAQRGNSNLTDLQAKRVGVIDHHDKMTKAKYEYEDIRTEMGACSSMVTGYYQEMGVEPSLEAATALVYGIMTDTDNLTRYNNNADAEMFYWLYKYADFTMIKNLRMNEIGKADIYAYAKALQNIEIYGNIGFIHIEDCNDSLLGTISDMVYTIEGVAIVVSYAKREDGIKFSIRSGLGGVKANNLVQYILNHQGVGGGHGEMAGGFIRKSEMQFLENKELNTYVRYRVLSYLEKENSL, translated from the coding sequence ATGGCCAATAGATTTCAAATCTTATTAAACGTACTAAAAAAACAGAATAAGGTATATATTCAACCACATAATATACCAGATCCGGATGCATTAGCCAGTAGCTTTGCTTTAGGTTTGCTTCTTGAACGATTTGGTATTCCTAGTAAGATTATCTATGGTGATAGCATTGAAAAAGTCAATTCCAAGCGTATGGTTGATATGTTTAATATCAAGATTGAATGTATAGAAGAAGGCTTTTCTATAGAAAAAGATGATTTCATTATATTCATAGATGCCCAACGTGGTAATTCCAATTTGACGGATTTGCAAGCTAAGCGGGTTGGTGTCATCGATCATCATGATAAAATGACGAAAGCTAAATATGAATACGAAGATATTCGCACTGAAATGGGTGCATGCTCTTCTATGGTCACCGGTTATTATCAGGAAATGGGCGTGGAGCCATCACTTGAAGCGGCAACCGCTCTAGTATATGGCATCATGACAGATACCGATAACCTTACCAGGTATAATAACAACGCGGATGCAGAAATGTTTTATTGGCTCTATAAGTACGCCGATTTTACTATGATCAAAAATCTACGTATGAATGAAATCGGCAAGGCAGATATTTATGCTTATGCCAAAGCCTTACAAAATATTGAAATCTATGGTAATATTGGATTTATACATATTGAAGATTGTAATGATTCTTTACTCGGAACCATCAGTGACATGGTTTACACTATTGAAGGTGTTGCAATCGTAGTCTCCTATGCCAAAAGAGAAGACGGCATCAAGTTCTCAATTCGTAGTGGTCTAGGTGGTGTCAAGGCCAATAATTTGGTGCAATATATTTTGAACCATCAAGGCGTTGGTGGCGGACATGGTGAAATGGCAGGCGGCTTCATTAGAAAGAGTGAAATGCAATTTTTAGAGAATAAAGAATTGAACACTTATGTTAGATATAGAGTTTTATCTTATCTTGAGAAAGAAAATAGTTTGTAG